Genomic DNA from Taurinivorans muris:
TGCAATATAAGAGGAAAAAATATCTCTGTCCAACAAATAAAAAAATAAAAAGAGCACTCATTACAAATTAATTTTGTAACAAGCGTATGCAATGAACCAATTCAACACGTTCAAACCAAAGCAATCAAAACAAAATAAAAAAGACCTGCAAAAATTTTTATTTTCATAAGCCCTAAAAAACACAGGATAAATACCGGCTGGATACCCCGCAGGTCCGCCAATGAGCCAATACCCCACATTAAAACTGTCCGTATTTTCGGGTATCTTTCTGAATTATCCAGAATTAGGATGTGTTTCCAAATTACTTTAACCAAACTAAACAACACGCAATAAGGACAAAATTTTTATACATTATTTGTAATGGCTCTAGACTAGTATCTCATATAGGAATCATATATAACTATATGGAATACAATAGAATAAGCAAGTATAAAATAAAAAAATGGCTCTAGACCATCACTTTTTATTTTTGAAGTAAAGTTGTTCCATAAAAACAGCAAAATTTTCATTTCTGAGGTTAAATCTACATTCACATTCTTTTAAATGCAATATAAATTTTTCATCCGTCAGACCATTGAATTTCGCCAACCGTCTTTTAGCAAAGCTCCAGAAGCTTTCTATGCCGTTCACATGTGATTTTCCCCGCACAAATTCGTTTTCATGGTGGAATACCCTGTAATGGGTATAACCATTCAAAATAAGACCGTCATAGGCTTTCCAGCCGTCTGTATGGATAGTTAGCCTTCAAGGATTTTTCCTTGTATTATGGGCAATAACTCTTCCCTTGAACATCTTGGAACTATGCTGACAAAAACTTTTCCCTCACGCTTTAAGACTCCAAAAACAGGAGTCTTGCCGGCAGCTCCGCGTCCTCGCTTACCTCTCACTCTTTTGGCTCCGAAATAGCTTTCGTCAAGTTCAAATATTCCAAGCTCTTTTTGGTGTTTTTGAACACTGTCTTCAAGAATTAATTCACGAAATTCCGTAAAATAATTGTTAACAGTTTTACGATTTAACTTTAATAATTCACTTGTTGCAGTGGCAGTTAAATCCATTGAAAAACAGTTAATAATTTTTTTTATTTTATAATTACTTAATCTATTGAATTTCATTATTATTAATCATAATCTCGAAAAAGATAATGGTCAAGAGCCATAATTAATATAACAAAAAATACCTTGCCCAATAAAAAACTCTCGAATTAATAAAATATTTCATAATAACTCTAACAATCCAGAATGACCACATAAACGTCAAATCTTGACCTAATTAAAATTCCTCTTGAAAAACACCTTAAATAGGAATATAATAATCTAAAATATAATAAGGAGTTCTTATGAATTTAGTATTTTTTAATGTTGGCTGGATGGCACATTATAAAGGTGAAGACAAAATATTGGGAAATTTTAAATACGTAAAAGAATATAATTATGGACATGAAAAATGGAATTTTCTTCCATGTAATAAGAAATGTTATGCTTATGTTCCAATAAGATGGTCAAACGAAGAAATTCCTCCAAGCATAAATCTCGAAAGAATCTATGAAAAAAATAATAATCGTGATGAGTTAAATAATGTTACTATAGTCTTTATTTCACGAAATCCAACAGACCGAAAAACGTATATTGTTGGCTGGTACAAAAATGCTACTCTTTTCAGAACATTGCAGCTACGTCCTAACCAAAAAGAGATATTTGACAATGTTTATATTGCAGCAGTAGCTGATGAAAATAACTGTATTTGCTTACCGTTAGATGCAAGAACATTCAAAGTTCCTACTGCTCAAAAAGAAGGAAAAGGTAAAGGCTACGGTATGTCACCAATCTGGTATGCCGATACTGAAGAAATTCAAGAATACAGAAAAGAAGTAATCAACTATATAGAAAATTTTTCTTTGGAAAATACACCTGAAAGAATTTATAAAAGTCTTAATAAACAAACTGATCCTGAACATAATAAACAAATTGAAAAAATAGCTGTAAATACTGTGATGGAATATTATCAACAACAAGGATATACAGTTCACAGTGTAGAAAGTAAAAATCTTGGTTATGACTTATTTGTTTACAGAGAGGACGAAGAACTGTTTGTAGAAGTAAAGGGAAATAGTGCAGCCAAAACACTTATCAGGTTATCACCACATGAATTTGATGTATTAAAGCAAAATCATTTAAATTATATCATTGCGTCAGTCATAAATTGTGATGACAAGCCAATACTCAATCTTTATAGTATTGACAAAAAAATTATTGCTTCAGAAGAAATATACTATATTCAACATACTGAAGACAAAGATAATATTCATGAATTAATTCCAGTTACTTTTGCAATAACATCATTCTAACTTGCCAATACTTCTTAAGTTTGCAAATAACCAACAAACTTAAGAAGTATTATATTATTTAAATAACTACCAATAATCATTATATATTTTTTGTTGCAATATTTTTTTCAAAAAGAGTATACTATTTATGCTTGGCTCTTGACCATTATCTTTTTCGAGATTATGGTTAATAATAATGAAATTCAATAGATTAAGTAAGTATAAAATAAAAAAAATTATTAACTGTTTTTCAATGGATTTAACTGCCACTGCAACAAGTGAATTATTAAAGTTAAATCGTAAAACTGTTAACAATTATTTTACGGAATTTCGTGAGTTAATTCTTGAAGACAGTGTTCAAAAACACCAAAAAGAGCTTGGAATATTTGAACTTGACGAAAGCTATTTCGGAGCCAAAAGAGTGAGAGGCAAGCGAGGACGCGGAGCTGCCGGCAAGACTCCTGTTTTTGGGGTCTTAAAGCGTGAGGGAAAAGTTTTTGTCAGCATAGTTCCAAGATGTTCAAGGGAAGAGTTATTGCCCATAATACAAGGAAAAATCCTTGAAGGCTAACTATCCATACAGACGGCTGGAAAGCCTATGACGGTCTTATTTTGAATGGCTATACCCATTACAGGGTATTCCACCATGAAAACGAATTTGTGCGGGGAAAATCACATGTGAACGGCATAGAAAGCTTCTGGAGCTTTGCTAAAAGACGGTTGGCGAAATTCAATGGTCTGACGGATGAAAAATTTATATTGCATTTAAAAGAATGTGAATGTAGATTTAACCTCAGAAATGAAAATTTTGCTGTTTTTATGGAACAACTTTACTTCAAAAATAAAAAGTGATGGTCTAGAGCCTAATTTATATAAAGGTTATATATGGCATTACAAAAAACCTATTTAGGCGTTAATAATCAACCCAAACAGATTAAAACAAAATATTCTGAAGTTGATAAGAAAGCCCATAAAATTGAAAAGGCTTATGTTGGTTTAGAAAGTGGGAATAATAAAATCTGGCATGATACTGTTCCACCAATTATTAGGGATTCAATGAACACTTAGACAATCTGCCGCAGATAAGCAATGGATTTCTGTTTGTTACGGTAATGACCTATTCGTTGCAGTTGCTAGTTCTGGAACTGGTAACCGTGTAATGACTTCACCTTAATAGAATCTTGACAATTTTTCTAAAGCTTTCTAAACTTGATAAGAATTTTGAAAATCCAATATTGAGGAAATTATGATGAAAAACGTGGCTTTTACCCCTTGGACCGGCAAGTATTATTTTGAAAATGGATATAATAATATAAAAATTCTTGTAATGGGTGAAAGTCATTATTGTGAGAATTGTGATGAATGTGACGATTATAAAAAATGTGGAATTACAACAACTGTGATTGAAAGCTATTTAAAATATAAAAATGGCAATGGACAACATAAATCATGGATGACTACATTTACAAGATTTACAAACATTTTCTTTGGTAAACATTGTGATACAGAAGAAATAAATATTTTTTGGAATTCAGTATTATTCTATAATTATGTGCAAAAGTCAACTGGAGGGACAAGACAGTCTCCAACAGAACAAATGTTTAAAGATAGCAAAATGGCATTTAATGAAATTTTAAATGAATATGAGCCAGACATTATTATCGTATGGGGTAAAAGGCTGTGGAGTTATCTTGACCTTGATAATGGATATTGGGGAGAAGAATATATTTTAGATGAACATGGAAGAAAGTTTTATTATTTCAAATGTAAAACAAAAAATATTCCCGCATATTGGATTTATCACCCTTCAACATCATATTTGACTTATAAACATTCAAAATATTTAAAAAGAGCTATGGAATTAGTTTAAAACAAAATCGCCTATTATTTTTAATTGGTGGCTAACTGGTTGAAATTGATGAGATTATTAAAAGAGTACTATTGAGCATAATCTCCTTTGGTGGAGTAAAAGTAGGGTGTGTTTCCAAATTACTTTAACCAAACTAAACAACACGCAATAAGGACAAATTTTTTATACATTATTTGTAATTTATCATACCTTGTTGCAATTCTCCGGCTTTCTTTTATTTTTTGAAAGAAACATTCTATTGCATGGCGTTCTTTATATAAATGTCTATCATAACTTCTTGGATTTATTGCATTCTTCTTCGATGGAATTACAACTTCACTGTTCATTTCTTTTATGAGGGCCTCAATTTTTTTAGAATTGTAACCTTTATCCGCCAAGACGGCTTTTGCTTCCATTCCAAAAAGCAAATCTTCTGCAAGCTTTGAGTCATGGACATTCCCGGCTGATAAAATAATTTTTAAAGGATTTCCCAAAGCATCAGTCACCGCATGGATTTTGGTGGTTATCTCCCTCTGCTTCGCCCTATGCGTTGTTTTTTTGTCCGCCTTTTGGGACTGAACCGTGTTTATGAACCTTAATACTGCTGCTGTCTATTGATAACCATTCATTATCAACACATTCCCTAAAAGCTTGCAGCAGCCTTTCTAAAGCTCCCGACTTAGCCCATCTGGCAAAGAGGTTATAACCAGTTTGCCATACTCCAAATTCTTTTGGCAAATACCGCCATGGAATACCGGTTTTTAAAACATAAATAACGCCTTCAAAAGCAATTCTGTCATCAATCCTTTAAGGTCTACCTGCCTTACTTTTATTGTTCCTTGTTAGATACAAAGAAAATAATTTCCATTGTTCATCTGTTATTTTTATCATGTTCATAACTGCTTTATAACATAACTTAAAAACAATTAAAAGAAAAAGTTAGAAACACACCCTAGATAACCAACGTAGTATAAAATATGAAAAACAGATAGGCATTGATTTTGAATTCGGGTAATTTCATTCATTGGAAGCGGGAGCGTCAGCTCCCTGCTTCAACACAATGCAAAACCAAGAATAATACGGAATTTCCGGATAACCGTTTCCTTCTTCAAGGTTTATTTTTAATCGGTCAATTGCAAATAAAAAAAGCACCGATTGCTCGGTGCTTTTTTATTTCACAGCTCTTTGGGGAGAGCAGTATTTTAATACATACCGCCCATGCCGCCCATGCCGCCGCCCATAGGAGGCATAGCAGGAGCTTCTTCTTTCTTAGGAGCTTCGGCAATAGCGCAGTCGGTGGTGAGGAGAAGTCCGGCAACACCGGCAGCGTGTTGGAGAGCAAAACGGGTTACTTGTTTCGGATCGATAACACCTGCTTTCAAGAGGTCTTCGTATTCACCGGTTGCGGCGTTGAAACCGAATCCGTCCTTGCCGGAACGCACTTTTTCAACAACAACGGAACCTTCAAAGCCTGCGTTTGCAGCAATTTGACGGAGAGGTTCCTCAATAGCGCGGCGGATGATGTTTACGCCGGCGATTTCATCGTCATCAGCAAGTTTAAGGTCATCAAGAACTTTGCTTGCACGGATGAATGCGGTGCCGCCTCCGGGGACAATGCCTTCGGCAACAGCTGCGCGGGTAGCGTTGAGAGCGTCTTCCACGCGGTCTTTCTTTTCTTTCATTTCAACTTCGGTTGCGGCGCCGACATGGATAACGGCAACACCGCCGACGAGTTTCGCAAGACGTTCTTGGAGTTTTTCACGGTCGTAGTCAGAAGAAGATTCTTCGATTTGAGCGCGGATTTGTTTTACGCGGGCTTTAATGTCTTCAGCTTTGCCGTGACCGTCGACAATAACGGTATTGTCTTTGTCAATGCGAACGCTCTTACAGGTGCCAAGGTCCGCAAGGGTCATATTTTCAAGCTTGATGCCCATTTCTTCAGCAACAACGGTACCGCCGGTAAGAATGGCGATATCTTGGAGCATGGCTTTGCGGCGATCGCCAAAACCAGGAGCTTTTACGGCAGCAACTTGGATTGTGCCGCGGAGACGGTTCACAACCAGGGTTGCAAGAGCTTCGCCTTCGATATCTTCAGCAATGATAAGCAAAGGACGGTTCATTTTTGCGACTTGTTCAAGCACGGGAAGCATTTCTTTCATGCTTGTGATTTTCTTTTCTTGGAGGAGGATATATGGATTTTCAAGTTCGCAGACGAGTTTTTCGGTATCGGTCACAAAATAAGGGGAAAGGTAACCGCGGTCGAATTGCATGCCTTCAACGGTATCAAGCGTGGTTTCCAAACCTTTTGCTTCTTCAACGGTGATAACGCCTTCTTTGCCGACTTTGCCCATGGCCTCGGCGATGATATTGCCGATTGTTGCGTCAGCATTGGCGGAAATAGTACCGACCTGTGCGATTTCTTTTTGGTCGCGGGTCGGTTTCGCAATATTGCCAAGTTCGGAAGTGATGGCTTCAACGGCTTTGTCGATACCGCGTTTGATAGGCATAGGATTGCGGCCTGCGGCGACAAGCTTTACGCCTTCATGGTAAATGGCTTGAGCCAAAATGGTAGCGGTGGTTGTTCCGTCACCGGCCGCTTCATTGGTTTTGGAAGCGACATCACGCACGAGCTGCGCACCCATGTTTTCAAATTTATCTTCAAGCTCGATTTCTTT
This window encodes:
- a CDS encoding DUF3883 domain-containing protein, with translation MNLVFFNVGWMAHYKGEDKILGNFKYVKEYNYGHEKWNFLPCNKKCYAYVPIRWSNEEIPPSINLERIYEKNNNRDELNNVTIVFISRNPTDRKTYIVGWYKNATLFRTLQLRPNQKEIFDNVYIAAVADENNCICLPLDARTFKVPTAQKEGKGKGYGMSPIWYADTEEIQEYRKEVINYIENFSLENTPERIYKSLNKQTDPEHNKQIEKIAVNTVMEYYQQQGYTVHSVESKNLGYDLFVYREDEELFVEVKGNSAAKTLIRLSPHEFDVLKQNHLNYIIASVINCDDKPILNLYSIDKKIIASEEIYYIQHTEDKDNIHELIPVTFAITSF
- the groL gene encoding chaperonin GroEL (60 kDa chaperone family; promotes refolding of misfolded polypeptides especially under stressful conditions; forms two stacked rings of heptamers to form a barrel-shaped 14mer; ends can be capped by GroES; misfolded proteins enter the barrel where they are refolded when GroES binds): MSAKEILFDAKARERLAAGVDKLANAVKVTLGPKGRNVLIEKSYGAPVITKDGVSVAKEIELEDKFENMGAQLVRDVASKTNEAAGDGTTTATILAQAIYHEGVKLVAAGRNPMPIKRGIDKAVEAITSELGNIAKPTRDQKEIAQVGTISANADATIGNIIAEAMGKVGKEGVITVEEAKGLETTLDTVEGMQFDRGYLSPYFVTDTEKLVCELENPYILLQEKKITSMKEMLPVLEQVAKMNRPLLIIAEDIEGEALATLVVNRLRGTIQVAAVKAPGFGDRRKAMLQDIAILTGGTVVAEEMGIKLENMTLADLGTCKSVRIDKDNTVIVDGHGKAEDIKARVKQIRAQIEESSSDYDREKLQERLAKLVGGVAVIHVGAATEVEMKEKKDRVEDALNATRAAVAEGIVPGGGTAFIRASKVLDDLKLADDDEIAGVNIIRRAIEEPLRQIAANAGFEGSVVVEKVRSGKDGFGFNAATGEYEDLLKAGVIDPKQVTRFALQHAAGVAGLLLTTDCAIAEAPKKEEAPAMPPMGGGMGGMGGMY
- a CDS encoding transposase produces the protein MDDRIAFEGVIYVLKTGIPWRYLPKEFGVWQTGYNLFARWAKSGALERLLQAFRECVDNEWLSIDSSSIKVHKHGSVPKGGQKNNA
- a CDS encoding IS5 family transposase — translated: MNTVQSQKADKKTTHRAKQREITTKIHAVTDALGNPLKIILSAGNVHDSKLAEDLLFGMEAKAVLADKGYNSKKIEALIKEMNSEVVIPSKKNAINPRSYDRHLYKERHAIECFFQKIKESRRIATRYDKLQIMYKKFVLIACCLVWLK